A genome region from Candidatus Woesearchaeota archaeon includes the following:
- a CDS encoding chemotaxis protein CheA, giving the protein MQEVAAYKDEFLSEAKDQITKINTLLINLEREPGNLDYINEIFRFCHTLKGNSAALSYKRYSALAHSAENLLGKIRSKELKATPEVIDALFRAVDLLDAGIDLIRDDREHELSTDEMDRELANLSGDKDIVSEKQEVQTRFPLAAPAKAQIRKRLVEGLRCLRAVILFKKACNFKKAKSMIIKRDLERVGEVLAVNPKFDSMAEDSFNFFELIIAVTAGHEDSISSVLSGITETSKFFVIGWDEEMNPDLLQAEAPQVFARPSRSIRIDIKKLDHLLNLVGELIISNIRLRQISERAGNKELVELANSLDLIVREIQDEVMDERMLPLKQMFSKLPRVVRDLANQAGKNVNLIIEGEDIEIDRTVFEEIGDPMMHMLRNAIDHGIESAEERQKAGKNPAGTIRIIASRGRDSATIELIDDGRGIDPVKVREAAVRKGIISMQEAEKLSPQESQRLVFRQGVSTAEKVTSVSGRGVGMDVVQSKVSSYGGFVKLASKPGEGTSIRLHIPLTLAIIKALLVNVRDHVFAIPLTNVQKTFHIEQGAIRSIQMQEVIIHNKRQVPVLRLDDFFGIRGGPGPGRHIAVIVEKDERPVALLADSIFNEQEILIKSMGRVLKDVKGIAGATILGDGRICMILDVMSLF; this is encoded by the coding sequence ATGCAGGAGGTTGCTGCATACAAGGATGAATTCCTGAGTGAGGCCAAGGACCAGATAACGAAGATAAACACCCTGCTCATCAACCTGGAGAGGGAGCCTGGAAATCTTGATTATATCAATGAGATATTCCGTTTCTGTCATACCCTGAAGGGGAATTCTGCTGCCCTGTCTTACAAGAGGTATTCCGCGCTGGCGCATTCTGCTGAGAATCTTCTCGGCAAGATAAGGTCAAAGGAGCTGAAGGCCACGCCAGAGGTCATTGATGCGCTTTTCCGGGCAGTGGATCTCCTTGATGCAGGGATCGACCTGATCAGGGATGACCGCGAGCACGAGCTCTCCACTGATGAGATGGACCGGGAGCTGGCGAATCTCTCAGGGGATAAGGATATTGTCTCTGAAAAGCAGGAGGTGCAGACGAGATTCCCGCTGGCAGCGCCCGCAAAGGCGCAGATAAGGAAGAGGCTGGTTGAAGGATTAAGATGCCTTAGGGCCGTGATCCTGTTCAAGAAGGCCTGCAATTTCAAGAAAGCGAAGAGCATGATAATAAAGAGGGACCTGGAAAGGGTGGGCGAGGTCCTGGCAGTCAACCCGAAATTCGATAGTATGGCTGAGGACAGCTTCAATTTCTTCGAGCTGATAATAGCGGTGACTGCCGGTCATGAAGACTCGATCAGCAGTGTCCTGTCAGGCATAACAGAGACTTCAAAATTCTTTGTCATCGGGTGGGATGAGGAGATGAATCCTGATCTGCTTCAGGCAGAGGCTCCGCAGGTGTTTGCCCGGCCTTCAAGATCCATCAGGATTGACATCAAGAAGCTCGATCATCTCCTGAATCTTGTGGGAGAACTGATAATCAGCAATATAAGGCTGAGGCAGATATCTGAACGGGCAGGGAATAAGGAGCTTGTCGAGCTCGCGAATAGTCTTGACCTGATTGTGCGTGAGATACAGGATGAGGTGATGGATGAGAGGATGCTTCCCCTAAAGCAGATGTTCTCAAAACTGCCAAGGGTCGTGCGTGATCTGGCGAACCAGGCAGGGAAGAATGTGAATCTCATCATTGAGGGGGAGGATATTGAGATAGACCGCACTGTATTTGAGGAGATAGGTGATCCGATGATGCACATGCTGAGGAATGCGATAGATCATGGCATCGAATCGGCTGAGGAGAGGCAGAAAGCAGGAAAGAATCCTGCAGGGACCATCAGGATCATCGCCAGCAGGGGCAGGGATTCTGCAACCATTGAGCTGATTGATGACGGAAGGGGGATAGATCCTGTCAAGGTCAGGGAGGCTGCTGTCAGGAAGGGCATCATCTCAATGCAGGAGGCTGAAAAGCTGAGCCCTCAGGAATCACAGAGGCTCGTGTTCAGGCAGGGTGTCTCGACTGCAGAGAAAGTGACATCTGTATCAGGAAGAGGTGTAGGCATGGATGTTGTGCAGTCGAAGGTCAGCTCTTATGGAGGTTTTGTGAAACTGGCTTCAAAGCCTGGTGAAGGCACATCTATAAGGCTGCATATTCCATTGACTCTTGCTATAATAAAAGCGCTGCTTGTCAATGTCAGGGATCACGTCTTTGCCATACCATTGACGAATGTACAGAAAACATTCCATATAGAACAGGGCGCCATCAGGTCTATCCAGATGCAGGAAGTTATTATCCATAACAAACGTCAGGTCCCTGTTCTCAGGCTTGATGATTTTTTCGGCATCAGAGGCGGCCCTGGTCCAGGTCGTCATATTGCTGTTATTGTGGAGAAGGATGAGAGGCCTGTGGCCTTATTGGCTGATTCGATATTCAATGAGCAGGAGATCCTCATCAAGAGCATGGGCAGGGTCCTGAAGGATGTGAAGGGGATTGCCGGTGCGACAATACTTGGTGATGGGAGGATATGCATGATACTGGATGTCATGTCCCTGTTTTAG
- a CDS encoding response regulator encodes MALRVLVVDDSNFMRSMIKNILKETSVKEILEASDGDEAVKMFRDNEPGLVFMDIMMPKKNGIEALREIMKIRKDAVVVMCTSVGQEKIINEAIEAGARDFITKPFRADEIKNIVAANDK; translated from the coding sequence ATGGCATTGAGGGTATTGGTTGTGGATGACTCTAATTTCATGAGGAGCATGATAAAGAACATCCTGAAGGAGACAAGCGTGAAGGAGATACTGGAGGCTTCTGACGGTGATGAGGCTGTCAAGATGTTCAGGGATAATGAGCCTGGACTTGTATTCATGGATATCATGATGCCCAAGAAGAACGGCATTGAGGCCCTGAGGGAGATCATGAAGATAAGGAAGGATGCCGTTGTTGTCATGTGCACCTCTGTGGGCCAGGAGAAGATAATCAATGAGGCTATAGAGGCTGGGGCGAGGGATTTCATCACTAAACCTTTCAGGGCAGATGAGATAAAGAATATCGTCGCCGCAAATGACAAGTGA
- a CDS encoding chemotaxis protein CheW, producing MVQSYLKDIEDEIPEVRFRKVLVFRILDEEFGADISDLKEVVQSSGLTRVPNVKSYVSGIMNLKGTICPVIDLARVFNFPDEGEKSRILIVEVEPNEIVGIMVDAVEEIVQIDESSVAPPPPVIAKRINVKYLEGVSIAEDRMIILVDLMQMVKDLELGKEVQDKAPVPVKKQGDAEGERPEGLAKFHIPENPFWLDGMRIKNLVHLRKHLLQITDEDFRRYLNQEKNDFANWIEHEFSGIKDHGRVVESIRKVQGRDDMVKVLDRIIKGGA from the coding sequence ATGGTGCAGTCCTATCTGAAGGATATTGAGGATGAGATACCTGAGGTCAGGTTCAGGAAAGTTCTGGTATTCAGGATACTGGATGAGGAGTTCGGAGCGGATATCAGCGACCTGAAGGAGGTTGTCCAGAGCTCAGGCCTGACAAGGGTGCCTAATGTCAAGAGCTATGTCTCCGGGATAATGAATCTTAAGGGCACAATATGTCCTGTCATCGATCTTGCGAGAGTCTTCAATTTCCCTGATGAAGGGGAGAAATCGAGGATACTCATAGTTGAGGTTGAGCCGAATGAGATCGTCGGCATAATGGTGGATGCTGTCGAGGAGATTGTCCAGATAGACGAGTCGTCTGTAGCGCCTCCTCCGCCGGTCATAGCAAAGAGGATTAATGTGAAATACCTTGAAGGCGTAAGCATTGCAGAGGACAGGATGATAATACTCGTGGATCTTATGCAGATGGTCAAGGACCTGGAGCTCGGCAAGGAGGTGCAGGACAAGGCTCCTGTGCCGGTGAAGAAGCAGGGGGATGCAGAGGGAGAAAGACCTGAGGGGCTGGCAAAATTCCACATCCCTGAGAATCCTTTCTGGCTGGATGGTATGAGGATAAAGAATCTTGTCCATCTGAGGAAGCACCTGCTCCAGATAACTGACGAAGATTTCAGGAGATACCTCAACCAGGAGAAGAATGATTTCGCCAACTGGATTGAGCATGAGTTTTCAGGCATCAAGGATCATGGCAGGGTAGTCGAGAGCATCAGGAAGGTACAGGGCAGGGATGATATGGTGAAGGTTCTGGACAGGATAATCAAAGGAGGTGCTTAG
- a CDS encoding methyl-accepting chemotaxis protein → MAIIRLKGLKQTLVAGVLLIIFFMTLAYIFVISNITRLSDLTTDTWVLLTLDIFIGIIVGIAIAIYLSNIIDKQLKDLVKDMSRVAKGDLTFELSESIIIDKYNMITDVAFSFNIMVENLKELVKQIHSSSRLVSENSVKLTKSSEQVNKNTDDILKAIHFIAEGAEVQSNRIAETSQFVRNIAALSSAVTDSARIAVSSSTKANETARSGAITAKDSVTRMNDIISAVRNSSEVIGGLNDKTQKIGRIIDLINKIAEQTNLLSLNAAIEAARAGEAGKGFAVVADQIRKLAEESSRATGQINSLISEVQGSADDAVNSMNVSSKEVEKGAEGVRNTLTLLESISSMVQDASHEVKDISSAIEKQVDAIKSIEVSVDKIAKISEDSAGSTEEVSASAEEQASEIREVAKSAQELAKAINELKDMTNRFRINL, encoded by the coding sequence ATGGCAATTATTAGGCTGAAAGGACTGAAGCAGACATTGGTTGCCGGTGTTCTGCTCATCATATTCTTCATGACATTGGCTTACATTTTTGTCATCTCGAACATCACAAGGCTCAGTGACCTGACAACTGATACATGGGTCCTCCTGACTCTTGACATCTTCATAGGGATAATAGTGGGTATAGCTATCGCCATCTACTTGTCCAACATAATCGATAAGCAGCTCAAGGATCTTGTGAAGGATATGAGCCGTGTAGCGAAGGGCGACTTGACTTTCGAGCTGAGCGAGAGCATAATCATAGATAAGTACAACATGATAACTGATGTTGCATTTTCCTTCAATATCATGGTAGAGAATCTCAAGGAGCTTGTAAAGCAGATCCATTCCAGCTCCAGGCTTGTCTCTGAGAACTCTGTCAAGCTCACGAAATCCAGCGAACAGGTCAACAAGAACACCGATGACATCCTCAAGGCCATTCATTTCATTGCAGAGGGTGCTGAGGTGCAGAGCAACAGGATTGCTGAGACATCCCAGTTCGTGAGGAACATAGCGGCATTGTCTTCTGCTGTGACTGATTCTGCGAGGATTGCGGTGTCATCCTCTACCAAGGCAAATGAGACAGCGAGGTCAGGTGCCATCACAGCCAAGGATTCTGTGACGAGGATGAATGATATCATCTCTGCTGTGAGGAACAGCTCTGAGGTCATCGGGGGCCTGAATGACAAGACCCAGAAGATTGGCAGGATCATAGATCTCATAAATAAGATCGCAGAGCAGACCAATCTGCTTTCATTGAATGCTGCGATTGAGGCAGCGAGGGCAGGGGAGGCCGGCAAGGGATTTGCTGTCGTCGCTGACCAGATAAGGAAGCTCGCTGAGGAGTCGAGCAGAGCCACTGGCCAGATAAACAGCCTGATCTCTGAGGTCCAGGGCAGCGCTGATGATGCGGTCAACAGCATGAATGTCAGTTCAAAGGAAGTCGAGAAGGGTGCTGAGGGCGTCCGAAACACACTTACATTGCTGGAATCTATTTCTTCTATGGTGCAGGATGCCTCCCATGAGGTTAAGGATATCTCAAGCGCAATCGAGAAGCAGGTGGATGCCATCAAGAGCATCGAGGTCTCAGTGGACAAGATCGCCAAGATTTCCGAGGACAGCGCGGGCTCGACTGAGGAGGTCTCAGCTTCAGCAGAGGAGCAGGCTTCTGAGATAAGGGAGGTGGCGAAGTCTGCGCAGGAGCTGGCGAAGGCCATCAATGAGCTCAAGGATATGACAAATAGGTTCAGGATAAATCTGTAA
- the pyrC gene encoding dihydroorotase yields MILKNVRMLLNGRLEPVNLSFSDKIDIISKHPLEGDEVVDGNNNILLPGMIDPHVHFREPGLTNKEDFYTGSCAAAAGGVTTVCDMPNTVPPTITKGKLMQKLRMAKKSIVNFGLHFGAALNNLEEIRLANDVSFSPALKVFMGSTTGELFIDDALILKQVFSASRKIIAVHAEDERLIEKNMAHFRGEHDPSIHSKIRSHQVAVQAVMRAIETARATRSELHICHLSTSDELQVIRDKRFPLSWEATPHHLFMTIKDYKRLGNCAKMNPPLRYDADRQALWDALKTGNNCFVASDHAPHSLKEKHEDYWKAPGGVPGVETSLPLLLNEVNKTALSLSRLINITSLNAALRYRMIGKARIKEGYDADLVLVDMKMKKRIKNDDLFTKCGWSPFEGRELQGWPVKTFVNGNLVFEDGSIYDEKKGRPIHCKLD; encoded by the coding sequence ATGATACTGAAAAATGTGAGGATGCTTCTCAATGGGAGGCTGGAGCCTGTGAATCTCTCTTTCTCTGATAAGATTGACATCATCTCAAAGCACCCTCTGGAAGGCGATGAGGTTGTCGATGGCAACAATAATATCCTGCTGCCCGGCATGATTGATCCTCATGTCCATTTCAGGGAGCCCGGCCTGACCAATAAGGAGGATTTCTACACAGGCTCGTGTGCTGCAGCAGCCGGCGGCGTGACAACAGTCTGCGATATGCCGAACACTGTGCCTCCGACAATAACTAAGGGGAAGCTGATGCAGAAGCTTAGGATGGCCAAGAAATCCATTGTCAATTTCGGCCTTCATTTCGGTGCTGCTCTCAATAATCTTGAGGAGATAAGGCTTGCCAATGATGTGAGTTTCTCCCCTGCTCTCAAGGTGTTCATGGGATCCACTACAGGAGAGCTTTTCATTGATGATGCTCTCATCCTGAAGCAGGTCTTCAGCGCCTCAAGGAAGATAATAGCTGTGCATGCCGAGGATGAGAGGCTTATAGAGAAGAACATGGCCCATTTCAGGGGCGAGCATGATCCCTCAATCCATTCAAAGATAAGGAGCCATCAGGTTGCTGTCCAGGCTGTGATGCGCGCCATCGAGACTGCAAGGGCCACGAGGTCTGAGCTGCATATCTGCCATCTCTCGACGAGCGATGAGCTGCAGGTGATCCGGGACAAGAGGTTTCCCTTGAGCTGGGAAGCCACCCCTCATCATCTTTTCATGACGATCAAGGACTACAAGAGGCTGGGAAATTGCGCGAAGATGAATCCTCCTCTCAGATATGATGCTGACAGGCAGGCTCTTTGGGATGCATTGAAGACAGGCAATAACTGTTTTGTAGCATCAGACCATGCACCACATTCCCTGAAAGAGAAGCATGAGGATTATTGGAAGGCTCCTGGCGGCGTGCCAGGTGTCGAGACCTCTCTCCCTCTTCTTCTCAATGAGGTGAATAAGACAGCTCTCTCCTTGTCCAGGCTGATCAATATAACATCGCTGAATGCTGCACTGAGGTACAGGATGATAGGGAAGGCGAGGATCAAGGAGGGCTATGACGCAGATCTTGTGCTTGTTGACATGAAGATGAAGAAGCGTATTAAGAATGATGATCTCTTCACCAAGTGCGGCTGGTCCCCTTTTGAGGGAAGGGAGCTTCAGGGATGGCCGGTCAAGACCTTTGTGAATGGCAATCTTGTCTTTGAGGATGGCAGCATATATGATGAGAAGAAGGGCAGGCCGATACACTGTAAACTGGATTGA
- a CDS encoding dihydroorotate dehydrogenase electron transfer subunit: protein MNKPVSLRISRIVEEAEGVKTFYFRHHIEASPGQFLMVWLPGVDEKPVGVSYQDEASFAVTVRSVGPWSSRMHALEVGDILGIRGPYGSSFSLEGELIICVAGGYGAAPLAFLAEEAKKRGLEVDFVIGARDESKLLFRERLGSGGVNYLPATDDGSCGHHGFCTELLERRIQERSPDKVFAVGPEKMMKSVVTLCERYGIPVEVSLERYMKCGFGVCGQCCVDDSGFRMCKEGPVLDQEKLKKVKEFGEYRRDAAGNLVRF, encoded by the coding sequence ATGAATAAGCCTGTCTCATTGAGGATAAGCAGGATAGTCGAGGAGGCTGAAGGGGTCAAGACATTTTATTTCCGTCATCATATCGAGGCATCTCCCGGCCAGTTCCTCATGGTCTGGCTTCCGGGTGTTGATGAGAAGCCGGTCGGTGTCTCTTATCAGGATGAGGCTTCTTTTGCAGTAACTGTGCGTTCAGTGGGCCCTTGGTCATCCAGGATGCATGCCCTGGAGGTCGGGGATATTCTGGGGATAAGGGGGCCTTATGGCTCAAGCTTCAGTCTTGAAGGTGAGTTGATAATCTGCGTGGCAGGAGGTTATGGCGCTGCTCCCCTGGCTTTCCTTGCAGAAGAGGCAAAGAAGAGGGGTCTTGAGGTAGATTTTGTTATCGGTGCCCGTGATGAGAGCAAGCTTCTTTTCAGAGAGAGGCTGGGATCAGGAGGTGTGAATTATCTCCCTGCTACTGACGACGGCTCATGCGGCCACCATGGCTTCTGCACTGAACTTCTGGAGAGAAGGATCCAGGAGAGGAGCCCTGATAAGGTGTTTGCTGTCGGTCCGGAGAAGATGATGAAGTCTGTGGTCACTCTGTGCGAGCGTTATGGGATCCCTGTCGAGGTGTCTCTGGAGCGCTATATGAAATGCGGTTTCGGCGTCTGCGGCCAGTGCTGCGTCGATGATTCAGGGTTCAGGATGTGCAAGGAAGGGCCTGTGCTTGATCAGGAAAAGCTGAAGAAGGTGAAGGAATTCGGCGAGTACCGTCGTGATGCTGCCGGGAATTTGGTGAGATTCTGA
- a CDS encoding dihydroorotate dehydrogenase translates to MHNIELENPTVLASGIMGVTPSSLKFCEQNGAGALTTKSIGLEPRKGHPNPTVIEFPAGIINAVGLSNPGARAGAGEIVEARARCSVPVFASIFGRTVDEYGEVARIIGEAGPHMVEVNVSCPNVESEFGRMFCMDLVALQKVTQIVKDNVHCPVFVKLSPNVPDIKNAAIAAVAGGADGITAINTVGPGMLIDPVSRKPVLANIVGGLSGPAIKPIAVRCVYDIRKVVDVPIIGVGGISSGNDIVEMLLAGANAVGIGSAVWYRGVDVFRTSVGELKDFMQKNGYSDVNQLVGGAHE, encoded by the coding sequence CTGCATAATATTGAACTGGAAAACCCGACTGTACTGGCCTCTGGGATAATGGGCGTGACTCCTTCATCTCTGAAGTTCTGCGAGCAGAACGGCGCTGGCGCCCTGACCACTAAATCCATAGGCCTTGAACCGAGGAAAGGGCATCCTAATCCTACAGTTATTGAATTCCCTGCGGGCATCATAAATGCAGTCGGCCTGTCGAATCCTGGCGCCCGTGCAGGTGCAGGTGAGATTGTCGAGGCCAGGGCGCGATGCTCTGTCCCGGTATTTGCATCGATATTCGGGAGGACTGTTGATGAGTATGGTGAGGTTGCCAGGATAATCGGCGAAGCAGGCCCCCACATGGTCGAGGTGAATGTTTCCTGCCCTAATGTCGAGTCTGAATTCGGCAGGATGTTCTGCATGGATCTCGTGGCCTTGCAGAAGGTCACCCAGATTGTCAAGGATAATGTGCATTGCCCTGTATTTGTGAAGCTGAGCCCTAATGTCCCTGACATAAAGAACGCTGCTATCGCTGCTGTCGCCGGAGGGGCTGATGGCATAACAGCAATAAACACTGTGGGCCCAGGCATGCTGATAGATCCTGTCTCAAGGAAGCCTGTTCTTGCGAACATTGTGGGAGGCTTGTCAGGTCCGGCTATCAAACCGATTGCAGTGCGCTGCGTCTATGACATAAGGAAGGTTGTTGATGTGCCCATAATCGGTGTGGGCGGGATATCTTCCGGCAATGATATTGTCGAGATGCTTCTTGCAGGCGCGAATGCAGTGGGCATAGGGTCTGCTGTCTGGTACAGGGGGGTTGATGTTTTCAGGACTTCTGTCGGGGAGCTTAAGGATTTCATGCAGAAGAATGGTTATTCAGACGTGAATCAGCTTGTGGGTGGTGCTCATGAATAA
- a CDS encoding DUF211 domain-containing protein produces the protein MIKVNLLILDILKPHQPNILEFGKEIINSMEGVSINLRVVEIDEKTESVELVAVGDIDFEELKKHIESLGASIHSIDEVSVGREMINSQKYLNVGK, from the coding sequence ATGATCAAAGTGAACCTTTTGATATTAGACATATTAAAGCCCCACCAGCCAAATATCCTGGAATTCGGGAAGGAGATAATCAACAGCATGGAAGGGGTCTCCATAAACCTGCGAGTGGTCGAGATAGATGAGAAGACAGAATCTGTTGAGCTTGTAGCGGTCGGAGACATTGATTTTGAAGAGCTCAAGAAGCACATAGAATCCCTCGGAGCAAGCATCCACAGCATCGATGAAGTCTCTGTCGGCAGAGAGATGATCAATTCTCAGAAGTACCTCAATGTAGGAAAATGA
- a CDS encoding VIT1/CCC1 transporter family protein, producing the protein MNPSSYLKLTKSHEIARRYFVTNGFDGTISILGILAGSFFAGMRDPRLVLVAGLSVALALGISGFASTYLSEDAEKKSELRKIERAMLKKLRKTNQGKAARWSAIFTSFISGISPLALSMLILLPFILHDLVGSITTMYYLSFTLVFLVLSGLGYYVGRISKDGVLKYMIRTLLVGGLTAVLLYFVGGFF; encoded by the coding sequence ATGAATCCCAGCTCATACCTGAAGCTCACAAAGAGCCATGAGATAGCAAGAAGATATTTTGTCACGAACGGATTCGACGGCACAATATCAATACTCGGCATACTTGCCGGCAGCTTCTTCGCAGGCATGAGGGATCCGAGACTGGTGCTGGTTGCAGGGCTGAGCGTTGCCCTCGCACTCGGCATATCCGGCTTCGCCAGCACCTACCTCAGCGAGGATGCAGAGAAGAAATCAGAGCTCAGGAAGATAGAGAGAGCCATGCTCAAGAAGCTGAGGAAGACAAACCAGGGCAAGGCTGCAAGATGGAGCGCGATCTTCACATCTTTCATCAGCGGGATATCACCTCTTGCACTGTCGATGCTGATACTCCTTCCTTTCATATTGCATGATCTTGTCGGCAGCATAACAACAATGTACTACCTGTCATTCACGCTTGTATTCCTTGTCCTTTCCGGACTTGGCTATTATGTCGGGAGGATAAGCAAGGACGGGGTGCTGAAATATATGATAAGGACCCTTCTTGTCGGCGGGCTGACTGCAGTGCTGCTCTACTTTGTCGGCGGGTTTTTCTAG
- a CDS encoding tRNA (N(6)-L-threonylcarbamoyladenosine(37)-C(2))-methylthiotransferase yields the protein MAKIHFITQGCSMNHSDSEVMMGLLREADHEIIGDERDADIIIFNTCTVKGPTESFFRKKLEELEKEGKVVIVAGCIPQSDPGAAGSHSCIGTYQIDRVVDAVTQTLDGSNVRMLDRVHSQRLNLPKMRNNNIIEIIPINAGCIDSCSYCKTKQARGILHSYQKEDIIRQAEQAINEGVREIWLTSQDTGCYGFDRRPEKYFLPDLINDINDLEGDFMVRVGMGNPNNFMQFLPELIRAFKGEKIFKFLHCPIQSGSDFVLRAMRRRYTVGDYKRIINEFKRVIPGMTFSTDIICGFPTETDQQFQDTISLVEGTRPAVMHISKFWLRPGTEAEALEPVSDRKRVQRSRMMREIHHRISGEENRKWLGWQGRVLVEGHGKNNTWIARNFAYKQIIIQKDMIQKVMIQKNSQENMIGMFIDVRVVKSSEFYLHAEPL from the coding sequence ATGGCAAAAATCCATTTCATAACCCAGGGCTGCAGCATGAATCATTCAGATTCTGAGGTGATGATGGGCCTGCTCAGGGAGGCTGATCACGAGATCATCGGTGATGAGAGAGATGCAGACATCATCATATTCAACACCTGCACAGTAAAGGGCCCGACTGAATCATTCTTCAGGAAAAAGCTGGAAGAGCTGGAGAAGGAAGGAAAAGTGGTCATTGTTGCTGGCTGCATCCCGCAGTCTGATCCAGGTGCCGCAGGTAGCCATTCTTGCATAGGGACTTATCAGATTGATAGGGTAGTGGATGCTGTCACACAGACTCTTGACGGCAGCAATGTGAGAATGCTGGACAGGGTCCACTCGCAGAGGCTCAATCTGCCGAAGATGAGGAATAACAATATTATTGAGATAATCCCGATCAATGCAGGCTGCATTGACTCATGTTCATACTGCAAGACAAAGCAGGCGCGTGGCATTCTTCATTCTTACCAGAAGGAAGATATAATCCGGCAGGCAGAGCAGGCAATCAATGAAGGTGTCAGGGAGATCTGGCTCACAAGCCAGGATACAGGCTGCTATGGATTTGACAGACGCCCAGAAAAATATTTTCTTCCGGATCTCATCAATGACATCAACGATCTGGAAGGCGACTTCATGGTAAGGGTTGGTATGGGCAATCCCAATAATTTTATGCAATTCCTCCCGGAGCTTATCAGGGCTTTCAAGGGAGAGAAGATTTTCAAGTTCCTGCATTGTCCAATACAATCCGGCAGTGATTTTGTCCTGAGAGCGATGAGAAGGAGATACACAGTTGGAGATTACAAGAGGATTATTAATGAATTCAAGAGAGTGATTCCGGGCATGACCTTCTCGACTGACATTATCTGCGGTTTCCCGACTGAAACAGATCAGCAGTTCCAGGATACAATCAGCCTTGTAGAGGGGACCCGGCCCGCTGTGATGCATATCTCAAAATTCTGGCTGAGGCCTGGCACTGAAGCTGAAGCCCTGGAGCCTGTATCTGATAGGAAGCGTGTGCAGAGGAGCAGGATGATGCGTGAGATCCATCACAGGATATCAGGAGAGGAGAACAGGAAGTGGCTCGGCTGGCAGGGAAGGGTGTTGGTTGAAGGCCATGGCAAGAACAACACTTGGATAGCAAGGAACTTTGCTTACAAGCAGATAATAATACAGAAGGATATGATCCAAAAGGTTATGATCCAAAAGAATAGCCAGGAGAATATGATTGGGATGTTCATTGATGTCAGGGTTGTGAAATCTTCAGAATTTTATCTGCATGCAGAACCGCTCTAG